A window of Oryza glaberrima chromosome 2, OglaRS2, whole genome shotgun sequence genomic DNA:
ggtcccaaagTTAAGAAAGTGTGGCATAACATAATTGCGGCAGcgaaccaaacacatgcctaAAAAACTGTGGCATGGCTAAAGTGTGGCGTGGCAAAGtgtggcaaccaaccaaacagccctaAATGTTTCGTGAAACTCTGTGTAGGCTTATATTGTtcatttaaccaaatttatgaACAGCAattgtgttaaaaaaaaaaggtagtatgagatatttttttttggtacatATACACTTCAACCATATTTTCAATCAACATCGAGTATTATCGACAGTATGGAGGTACGTGTGTATATGTAATCGACTGTTTTATATCTTTTTTAAGTGGAAGCGGCAAGAGTATTGCCGAATATATTAGAAAGATAGTGTGTGACCctgtttataaggaaaaccgggCCAAATAACACACAACTGCGCGTTTTGCTAAAGTGAAACCGGCAAAAACTTTACACAGAAGACACAAAAGCCTAAGGCAAAAACAACTACGAACCGCATAAGGCCGTGGCAAGAGTAAGATCCTAAGGCGAAGCCAGAGATGAACAACGACATAAGCCGCTGTCGACGCCCGACCTAAACAGTTGGACTGTTTTATATCATTATTAGCGGGGGATTGTATTAAGTTTTTCAATAATCCAGCGCAAGGATAAGATAGAATATAAGATGACAAGGTTGTATTTGAACTTTGTATTGGAATATGAGTATTTTATACTTCTCATATTTATTAAAACATTTTGCCCAAAATATAATACGGATGTCTTAATAAAACTGGTTTTGGGAAATTTAATATTTATCATGTTGAGCAATTGGAGGGTTTCAAGATCATTTTTTGCAATGGTGAGATTTCCTTCACCAACTATTTTTTGTTATTAAAAGGGAAATGAAGTCATCTTGTATTTATGTAACACAACAAACTCTCCACATCTTCTTATAATTTTCTCCTCTGTGTTTAGATCCTGAAATGAATTGGAGATCAGGTTTTAGGCGCCACAGCCAGGTGCATGGAGATTGGAGACAAGACGAAACGGCACTTGCCTGCAAAAAGTAGTGGATACTGTCTTTCTACTTCTCCGTTCTTCCAATGATGAATTGGTGATTGGCCTTAGCTTTTCAAGGTAGTTGCAGCAagtatctatctatatatcctGAAGATGACAATTGGAATCGATGTTCAGTGCGTCGTCACCACCACTTGTCATGCTTTCAGAACGTCAACGACACACAACCTCtcgttttttcctttttgtgaaGTAATTTTGGCGAATACGAGCACCATGAGAACAGAATTTCGCACAACTTGGAAAGCTGTTCTTCAATTTTTGCGATTCCTAACGCAACCGCGTGTggaaagagagaaggaaacTAAAGTGAGATCGATCGAATCAAGCATCTCCTGCGTACAGTAGCTGCCAGCCATGATCACTTGTGGCAGCCATACTTGAGGCATCTCGATCGTTTTCAGGACGTCTCTGGCTTGACAGCTGAGTTGAGATTATTCAGGTTGATCTTTTTGCTTGGTTGAGATTTCAGATCCGTCAGACTTTTCAATTCTGTTTTCCTACTCGTTTTACAGGTTCTGAAATTGCCAAATGCCGACCAAACGAACTCAACACAAGACGTGATTCTGTTGGTATTGGGAGGAGATAGGAAGGAAAAACCTGTCCTGCAAATGCAAAAATGCAATATGCCATATTGCCTTCCAATGAGAGTATGTCAGCATTCAAGCAAACAGCCAAACACAGATTATAGTTCGTCCCATAGAGGCTGGATGTGGAACGTTAGCCAAAAACTGGATTTGTAATCCTAATTTTAATTCATTTTAGGCGTtccttttcaaattttttaaggctgtgtttagttccttctaaaattagaagtttgtgttGAAATTGGTATGATGTAACTGAAAATTTGCGTGTGTATGtcaggttgatgtgatagaaaaagttggaagtttggatctaaacacagcctaagtttcGGCTTTTTAACCAAATATCAATATACTAAACGTCTACCGTAAAACTACTTTTTCGTAACATCGTTTTTATTCTATGGCTTATAACTCGAAGCCTATCAATGTGACTAGTAATATTTTATTACTTAATGAAACGTTTATACATTATATATCAAAATGTTATAAAACCGTAAAAAAGCTATGATATCAAACTGACAAAATAATACTctatccatcctaaaatataaggagttttgTGTGGATGTGACGTATCTTATACTTTGGGTGAGAGGAAGAAGTACTAATACCACTATTatactgtactccctccatactcgtaaaggaagtcatttaggacagcgacacggtctccaaaacacaactttgacttcttatttctataaaagtatttattgaaaagtgatatatgtatacttttatgaaattatttttcaagacaaatctatatatataatttttatattttcaaactcaacaacttaaaagttatttatgatttatatttctaagatTTGATTTAAGCATTGTCCTAAACTACTTTCTTTATAAGTATGGAGTAATATGTATTGGTAACAGTACAGTATATACAACAGTAGTAGTAGAATATACTGTACTGTAGGGGGAGGTTTGGGCCGGCAGAGGAATGGGCCAGTCGCACATGCCGTCTGCGTGCGCTTCCCGCGACCTAGAATATCGCCCACTCGCTCAACCGCATATCCCTTCCTAATAACCTCTCCGATCCGTAAACCTCGCCCATGCGCcacgtccccccccccccccccccccccccctagtGTCCTACCTCCCGGACCACCCGGTCTTGGTAGACCACGTCCACCTCCCCAACTAAAATATCCTCCCTAACCCAACCACCCCACGGTAACCCACGTACTTAACGCGAGTTACCCCCCGCAAAGATCCAACCGCCTCTCGCACCGCACGCCCGTCCACCCACGCCTACTGACGAACCCGGCCCACCTCTCCGGGCCCCACCATGTCGTCACCACGCAGGCCAAAATCGGGGAGAGCGTGTcgtggtcccacctgtcattggCTTCGTGGGTGGGAGCGGGTCACGTGCATCTCGACATGACTCGAGGAGGTAACCATGGTTATGGTAACCCCACCGCCTTGACACCCGTGGTTAGGGTGGGGGCGCGTGATGCCGCCACGTGTGACGATCGGACGGCTGCGGAGGGCATCGGGGTTGGGCGACCCGCCTATTTAACCGCGGGGGCCTCGTCTTCCTCAGGCCACGCAGCGATCTGAAGTGaaacagcaaaaaaaatcaaacaaaaagaaaaaatattcccCATCTGTGAAATTCGCAAAACCCTagcgcggcggcgatgtcgaACACGAGGGTGTTCTTCGACATGACCGtcggcggagctccggcgggGCGGATCGTGATGGAGCTGTACGCGAAGGACGTGCCGCGGACGGCGGAGAACTTCCGCGCGCTCTGCACCGGCGAGAAGGGCGTGGGCAAGAGCGGCAAGCCGCTGCACTATAAGGGGAGCACCTTCCACCGCGTGATCCCGGAGTTCATGTGCCAGGGCGGCGACTTCACCCGCGGCAACGGCACGGGAGGGGAGTCGATCTACGGCGAGAAGTTCGCCGACGAGGTGTTCAAGTTCAAGCACGACAGCCCCGGCATCCTGTCCATGGCGAACGCCGGGCCCAACACTAACGGGTCCCAGTTCTTCATCTGCACCGTGCCCTGCAGCTGGCTGGACGGGAAGCACGTCGTGTTCGGCCGCGTCGTCGAGGGCATGGACGTCGTCAAGGCCATCGAGAAGGTGGGATCCCGCGGCGGGAGCACCGCCAAGCCGGTCGTCATCGCCGACTGCGGCCAGCTCTCCTAGATCTGTGCTGTTCCCCTTCGCCTTTCGCCAGTATCAGTCGTCTTGAGTCGTCGAGTCCCTAAAtaaggaggaggtggtggtggtgttagTCTTTTTATGAGTTCGTGTCGTGTTGGTGAGATGAGATCGCCCATGGTTTGGTTGGATTAGGCGGAGTTCTTGGATCGATTCGGTGGAGTTGGATCTGCGATCCTTCTTGGGGTTGGTTTTAAATCTTAATTCGTGTCGCTGCTTCTATGATATCGCTATCAATCAATGAGAACATTTGGGATCCGTGGATTTTCTGTGATCTTACACCTGTGTGGTTGTTTGTTCTTGCGACAGTACTAACGTTCTTGCGATTAAAGTAGATTAAACTATCTTCATGAGATGAGCGGTTTGTCGCCGCGTGATGCCTGACTTTGATGTGATTTGTGGGACTTCGTCTTATCCATttggttattattttttattttattttgcacCGAGGCTCTCTCTCTGATGTGATCCACTGTTTCTGATCTCTGATGTTACCACCACCAGAGGGTAATTTGATCGCTTACCAGATCTCTGAAATTATGCTTACCGGTTAGAGGGGTAAATGATCTTACAAGTTGTTTACAGGTTCAAGAGGTGAACATAATTGCGTTTCACCAGAGGATACTAGAACcttttttgtgttgaaaaatcTATTATTAAGGGCAGCAGTACTAAACTGAATTATTATGTCTTGAAAATTCTATTATTAAGGGCAGGAGTACTAAACTGAAGGTCGCTGTTATTTTAGTGAAAAGACAAAAGTTGCAACACctgtagtaggagtagtactccACTTTGAAGAATGACCATTCTGAAATTTGCTAAGTACGCTGTCAGTGCCATCATCTTTGCTGCCTTGCCTCCCACAAGGCCACAACCCAGCGTACAATTGTACAATCaattctctctgtttttttttaaatcacaaCTTTCATTAGCCATActaatagtactccctccgtaaaaaaaaaagacaaaccatggTTTCcttgcccaacgtttgaccgtccgtcttatctgaaaaaattatgaaaaaaattaaaaagacaagtcatgtataaaatatcaatcatgttttatcatctaataacaatgaaaatatgaattataaaaaaatttcatataagacggacaatcaaagttggacacggaaactcagggtttgcctttttttggtaCGGAGTAGTACTTAGtactgtagttttttttttttactgcgaGCACACAATATATTTGGATGGATCTTAGATTTTTTGATAAACTTAGaggttgttcagattgatatCATTTCAAAACATACCAATTTTaagtaaagttgtcaaaaacatgCATCCGTTTAGTTTTTTACCAATTGGTAAACACATaaaaatcctgtcaaaatttagcaatattgtCAACTTGCAAAAATTTGCTCAAGTTTGTTTTGACTACAATATGAACATCTTATTTTTAGCAACACAACGGTAGATAGCTTTACCAAATATATTCTCCTATACTAGCAGTgagacttactccctccgtcccaaaaaaaagacaaactctggttttcgtgtccaacgtttgaccgttcgtcttatttaaaaaagttatgaaaaaattaaaaagataagtcacgcataaagtattaatcatattttatcatctaacaacaattaaaatactaattataaaaaaaatcatataagtcggatagtcaaacgttggcacagGAACccacgttttgacttttttttttttaagatggagggagtatcctTGACATCAACCACGAAATTTCCCTCATCCCGAGCGGTACGAATCGCATCTCGTGGTAGCACCACCAGTCAGGTCTAGCGGAACAAAAACGGAGCTAGTCAGATTTGGAATCTGTTTATACAATTCCATCTCCATTTGATCGCAGCATATTCCTTTCCTGTTGCAATTAACGCTAGCGTCATCATCACAAAGTGCAACTCATAATCTCATACGCAGATTGATTTGATTCTCCGTGTAAggcgagtttagtttcaaactttttcttcgaactttcaactttttcatcacatcaaaatttttttacacacaaactttaaactttttcgtcacatcgttccaattttaattaaatttttaattttagtctaaactaaacacaccttagGTAAAAATACCGACAAATTACCATCATCTTCCGAAAACGTGCAAGCAAAAAATGGCAAAGGATTGTCATGAAAGTTTACACGCTCGGtcgatttttttcttcctgtgTGTGTGAGCCAGGTgacggtggggcccacatgggtagAGAGAATACAGGGAAAAGAGGCTTGGGTCCCACGAGACAGCGGCTGGTGGCGGTGAAAAGGAGGACGGCGCGCGAGATTCGAGGCAGCAGAGGAGGGTTTTGTTTGGCGTTTGGCTCATGAATGAATGGATGGATGAGGGTGGGGCCCATGTACGTGTGCGTGCAGGTGCAGGTCGCGTTGGTGCTACGCAGTGTTTGACCCGGGGTGGGTGGTTGGGTCGGGTTGGGCGGGTCGgggtcgccgcgcgcgtcgggGATCGCGTCGCATTGGTTTGGCCCACTTTCCCTGCCCAGCCCAAATGCAAAATGATGATTGGCCTGGCCCTCGTCGCGTCTCGCCTGTCAGCCGCGAAAATATTGgctcactccgtcccaaaataaatcacacataacatattattatattttattattagataataaataaatactaagCATAAATATTATTGGATgttcaaacgttggacatataAACCACAACTACACTTAAAAATAAGACGGATGAGTACTACAGAGTACTATTTTTAGGTCCCCATcgtttcgcttttttttttctaataagccaaaatggcttattaggaaataaaaatgaatttgtaggtaaaatttttatatatgtgttcttgatgacttaaaagccaatactgaaaaagaaagtacattgaaaatatctcaaaatcgatttcaaaattaagtttgaatattattaggccatccgatgggagccttagTGTATTTTTTTCACGTTTTAAATTGATCTTGCTGTCAATTTTACTATGCATAAAGGTTGACATATATTCCTAGATATAGGTACAAATATTAGGATTCAAAATTTGTATACAATTTAAATGTAAATATACTTATAGTTATTATTTGAGAACACGTTGCATAAAAAAAGAGTATAGTACGATACTCACTCCTTCAAAAAATCTGAGACCTATTTCATTTTTGGTTTCTGTAAAAATCTGAGTCATTTTTGTAATCAacatgtgctaaattaaattgttgatcgaaaaccaagaaacaattctAGTACTTATTAATTGCATGTTTATTGGTTTTGCCACATAGTAAGTGAGTTAATTGCTTCTTGGTTttaatgaaaaagaaatagatctcagatttttggaaggatccatctacttttgatagtcatatttccaaatctgaaaattttatttttgataggcatatttcaattcaacaacctatcctcttaatgaatttctcggatttaatgcatggctctccattcttccacacaagattggctacatgggcatcgagaaatgtaaatgttaatgaatcgcttgtttacgagaaatgactattagcatgtttaaatggatgataaataGAATAACT
This region includes:
- the LOC127763205 gene encoding peptidyl-prolyl cis-trans isomerase, with translation MSNTRVFFDMTVGGAPAGRIVMELYAKDVPRTAENFRALCTGEKGVGKSGKPLHYKGSTFHRVIPEFMCQGGDFTRGNGTGGESIYGEKFADEVFKFKHDSPGILSMANAGPNTNGSQFFICTVPCSWLDGKHVVFGRVVEGMDVVKAIEKVGSRGGSTAKPVVIADCGQLS